The genome window GGCACGCACGCCACCCGATCCGCCGCCGATCACGAAAAGGTCGTAGTCGAAATCCGCCATGAAACCCCGTTCACTCGTCCAGGTCTGAAAAGATGTTGTCCCGCCCCCTGCGGACGGATCGACGTCGCCCCTTCGGCCCCGACCCGCCTTCGCGGAGTTCGACCCGCTCGTCCGGATGGCCCATGACGACCGTGTCGCAGAGGTCGAGGAAGAGACCATGCTCCACCACGCCCGCGATCTCGCCAAGCGCGCGCGCCAGGGGCCGCGGATCGCCGATCTGGCCCAGATGCAGATCGAGGATATGATTCCCCTCGTCCGTCAGGAAAGGGACATCGCCGTCCATGCGCAGCGTCACGTTGTCGCCCGGCAGGTCGAGCGCGCTCACGCATTCCTCGACGAGGCGACGCGTCGAATGACGCCCGAAGGGCACGACTTCGACGGGCAGCGGAAACGCCCCGAGCCGGGCGACCTCCTTGGAGGCATCGGCGATCACGATCATCCGGTCCGACGCGCTGGCGACGATCTTCTCGCGCAATAGCGCGCCGCCCCCGCCCTTGATGAGATTGAGCGCACCGTCGAACTCGTCTGCCCCGTCGATCGTGAGGTCCAGTCGCGGCACCTCGTCGAGCGTGACGATCTCGATCCCCACCTCGCGGGCGAGCTCGGCGGTCCGCCGGGAGGTCGGAACGCCGCGGATCCGCAACCCCTCATGTGCGACCCGCTCGCCCAGATGACGGACGAGCCATGCCGCGGTGCTCCCCGTCCCGAGGCCCAGCGTCATGCCGTCCTCGACGAAATCGCAGGCGCGACGCGCCGCCGCCCGCTTTGCCCTGTCACCAGGCGATAGATCCTCCGTCATCGCGCCCCCGATGCTGCGTTTCGCGGCCTTATAGGGCGTTCAGGTCCGAGGGGCCATCGCAAACGGGCCAGCGCCGACCGCGGCCAGCGCCTCTGCAAGGCAGGCGCGGGGCAGGATGACCAGCATGCCGCGCCCATTGAGGTCGAGCCTCACGGCCCCCGTTGCGCGGTTCGACGTGCCGATGCGACCGTCGGGCGCGAAATCTATGCCATCGATCGGCCATTCGAGCCCCTGCGACCGCCCCGTGACGGATGCGAGCGGGAAGAGCGACACCCGGGTCCCCGGCGCGAGGTCGACAACCGTGGCCCCGGGCCCTGCGGCGAAACACAGGTCTTCCGCACCGATCAGGAGATGCGGACCGCCGAGCCGCGCCAGCACGCTCATCGCGGCGAGGGTGTGATCCGCGCGCCCCCCCATGAAGCCCAGACCGATGACCAGCGGTGCCTTGATCCGGGAAAGGCATTTCTCGAAATCCGTGCTGTCCTGCTCGTCCACGTGACACAACCGGGTCGCATCGATCCCCGCGCGCGTCGCATCGTCGAGCGAATCCATGTCGCCGATCACCCGCTCGGGCATCAGCCCCGCCTCCAGCACGTGTCGCGCGCCCCCATCGGCCGCGACGATGCACGGCGCGATCGCGACCGCCTCCTCGAGATCCTCCCTCTCGACCGGCCCGCCGCCCACGAGCGTCACCGCGGCTCCGCCATTCTCCATCGCTTTCGCCTTCCTCATGGGGAACCGCGGTCACGGTCCTGCCATCAAATCAACGCATTCTTTTCGAGATCCGGTTCAAATTCAGCCCCCGATCCGTCGTATCCAGGGCCTTCGGACCGTAAGTAGAAGCGAGATCGTGAATGCCCGAATGCCCCAAGGTCCTCAGCGTCACGTTCGGTGCTTTCTCGTGCACGCTCGAAGGTTTCGACGACCCGGTCGAGACATTGCGCCAGGTCGCGGACCATTTCCACCACCTCGCGAGCCGAGACCACGGATTCAGCGCACAGGCCCCAGCCTCCGACACAGATCTCCTGCAGCACCTCGCCGAGAGTGCTTCGGATGACGAGATCGAGGCACACATTCTCGACGGCACCATCACGCTCCGCCATCGCGATGACCCGCACGATCCGGTGACGCAAGTCTCGCCGGACATGCCGATCGCCACCGATCTCTTCGCCGAGGGGGTGACCGACGATCTCGACGAATGCGAGCCCATCGACGACGGCTCGGCCGCCGACGACCCCACGCCGATTGCGAGCGATGAGGACACGCAGGATTCCGTGGCGGCGTTCCTTGCGGGGCTCGAATATCTCGAATGTCCGGAGCGCACGGATGCGCGGACCGAGCTGCCCGAAATCGACATCCCGAACGATCCCGAACTCACGCAGGACGAGGATCCTACAGACACCATCATGTCTCCCATCCCCGACGAGGACGACCAGGACGAGGAAACCTCGCGCAGGGATGCCGCGATGGATCGGCTGATGAGCATGGCGGCCGAACGGCTCGAGGATGCCGAGGGTCATCGCCGTCGTTCGGCCATCAATCATCTCCGGGCGGCCGTCGCCGCCACCCGTGCCGACGAACAGGCGCGTGACCAGCGCGACGCCCGTGTCGAGGACCGGACCGGACCGTTCCGCAACGATCTCGACCGGGCCGTACGTCCGAGCCGCCCCGCCCCCGGCCTGCGCGTCGCCCAGCGCCCGCGCCTCGGGGCCGTGGCCGACCGCCTCGTCCTTGCCGCGACACAGCGGGTCGATGAGGAAGCGGTCGTGACCGCTCCCACGCGCCCGCGCCGCGTCGCATCGGAACTCGCGACAAGTGACGATCGCGACTTTCCCGACTTCGCGCGCCGCGTCGGGGCGTCCGATCTGCCGGACCTCTTCGAGGCCGCCGCCGCCTATTCCCAGATCGTGGAGGGCCGGGACGGCACCAGCCGCCCGACGATCCTGCGCCGGGCGGGCCACGCAACGGCGGACGCGTTCAGCCGCCAGCGGGGGCTCGAGCTCTTCGACGACCTCGTCAGGGCGGGACGCCTTCGGGAAATCGAGCGGGGCCGTTACGGACTGGCCGAGAACGCACCGATGATCGACCGGGCACGCGCCTCCGCCGACTAGCTCAGTGTCTGCCGTCCGGATCCTCCCGGCCGACGCCGCGGAAAATCCCGCGGAACGGCAGAGCCCAGAGAATGCCGAGCACGACATAGACGAGAAGTTCGACCAGGATCGGCGGCCTCCCGAGCCAGGTCACCACGCTCGAGGCCACGACGATATAGACCGGCAAACCCAGAAGCAGGATGACGAGCGACCAGCGCCGCTTGGCCTTGTGACCCATCGCCATCAGTCGGCGAAGGGATCCTTGACGAGGATCGTGTCCTCGCGCTCGGGCGAGGTCGAGACCATCGCGACCGGGCAGCCGATGAGTTCTTCCAGACGGCGGACATACTTGATCGCTTCGGCCGGAAGATCGGCCCAGCTCCGGGCGCCGGCGGTCGATTCCGACCAGCCCGGCATCTCCTCGTAGACGGGAACGCAGCGCGTCTGCTTGTCGGACGCCGTGGGAAGGTAATCGAGCCGCTCGCCGTCAAGCTCGTAGCCCGTGCAGATCTTCAGCGTCTCGAACCCGTCGAGCACATCGAGCTTGGTGAGCGAGATGCCGTTGATGCCCGAGATGGTGCAGGTCTGCCGCACGAGGCAGGCATCGAACCAGCCACAGCGGCGCTTGCGCCCCGTCGACGTTCCGAACTCGTTGCCGCGCTCGCCGAGCCGCTCGCCCACCTCGTCCTTGAGCTCCGTCGGGAACGGCCCCTCGCCGACGCGGGTCGTGTAGGCCTTCACGATGCCCAGCGTATAGCCGACAGCATCGGGCCCCATGCCGGTCCCGGTCGCCGCCTGCCCCGCCATGACGTTCGACGAGGTGACGAAGGGATAGGTCCCGAAATCGATGTCGAGCAGCGCGCCCTGCGCCCCTTCGAAGAGGATCCGCTTGCCCGACCGGCGCTTCTCGGCCAGCACCTTCCAGACCGGTGCGGCATAGGGAAGGATTTCCGGCGCGATGGCGAGCAGATCGGCGATGAGCGCGTCGCGGTCGATCGGATCGAGGCCAAGGCCGCTTCTCAGCGCATTGTGGTGCACGAGCGCGCGATCGACACGCGCCACGAGCGTCGCCTCGTCGGCGAGGTCGGCCACGCGGATCACGCGGCGACCCACCTTGTCCTCGTAGGCCGGGCCGATGCCGCGCCCCGTCGTGCCGATCTTGGCGACCGTGGCCTGCTCCTCGCGCGCGCGGTCGAGCTCGCCGTGGAAGGGCAGGATCAGCGGCGTGTTCTCGGCAATCATGAGCGTCTCTGGCGTGATTTCGACGCCTTGCTCGCGGATCCCCTCGATCTCGCGCTTGAGGTGCCACGGATCGAGCACGACACCGTTGCCGATGATCGAGAGCTTTCCGCGCCGCACGACGCCCGACGGAAGTGCATGGAGCTTGTAGACCGTGCCGTCGATGACGAGCGTATGGCCGGCATTATGGCCGCCCTGGAACCGCGCGATCACGTCGGCACGCTCGCTCAGCCAGTCGACGATCTTGCCCTTGCCCTCGTCGCCCCACTGGGCGCCCACGACGACTACGTTGGCCATGCTGTATTCTCCGTTACGATCCGCGCCCCTATTACAGAAGCCGGTGGCGGAGGCAAACATGATTAATTCCGGAGCCTCGCGAAACGTATTGTTTCGATAAAAATTCGGGAAAATGAAGCGGGGATTTGTTACACCTAATTAAGGGTTGGTCGAATTGAGAGATGACCAATTCCGTAATGCAACGATCAAGAAAGACCGACGCCAATAGTATAAAGAGGAATTAATCATGAAAAGATATCTCGTGAGCGGGATGCTATTTGCCTGCACGTCAATTGCCGCGAATGCGGCGACGATGGACGAATTCCGTGCCGAAACGGAAATTCTGAATCTCGGCCTTGGAAGCTACGACCTTCTCACCGTCAGCGCGACGCAAACCGGAATTCGCAACGGGCCGGCCGATCCAGACATCGCGCTCGCCCAGGTCGCGGCCGATATCGATCTCGGCCTCGCCACGGCCCAAGTCGATCTGGGCGTTCTCGGCGTCGAATGGCTCTCGGATACTCTTTTCAGACTTATCTTCGACCTCGAAACGAATGTCAGCATTCTGGGGGCCGACATTCCGATCGAGGTGACCGCCGTCCCCACGATCAACTGGAAACTTTCGAATCTCGATTTCGACAATCCCGTCACCGGCGTGACGCAGGTCAGCGGGATCGGTGCCGACAGGATCAGCTTTTCGCAACGCACCATCGACATCGACTACGACAATCTCGTCGGCGTGGGCGCGACCCTCTTCGGTCAGGAGGCCGACGCGGTCTTCCAGGTCGAACAGGGTGAAATCGGTGCAGTGCCGTTGCCGGCCGGCGGTGCGCTGCTCCTGACGGGCTTCGGCGCGTTCGGCGCGATCCGCAGACTGAAACGCCGGGGCTGATACCGGTTGCGGGTGGTCAAAGGGGGTTGTTCGCGATATGGGCAACCCCTAAATTGCCGCTGACCTGAGCCCAAGGCCCGTTTCCATGGAAAACATCGTCCTTATCGTCCACCTGATCCTCGCCCTGTCGCTGATCGGCGTGGTGCTGCTCCAGCGATCCGAAGGTGGCGGCCTCGGAATGGGTGGCGGCGGCGGCGGCGCGATGTCGTCGCGTGCGGCTGCCACGGCTCTCGGCAAGGTGACCTGGGGCCTCGCGATCCTCTTCATCCTGACCTCGATCACGCTGACCATCCTGGCCGCGCAGAACAGCGCCGGCAATTCGGTCATCGATCGCCTCGGCACGGGCGGAACCACCGAAGAGACCGGCTCCGAGACGGGCACGCCTTCGGGCGAGGGCCTTCTTCCGCCGCCGAGCTCGGACGAGCCGCTGACGCCGCCGCGCGCAGAGTGATCCGCGTGCCGGGCGTGGTTGCGGCCCGCTCGCCTTTCTTGTAGAGCCCAACTCCCGTGGAGAGCGGTTTTGAACCGTTCGGGCACAGTCAAAACGGCGATGTCGGATCGCCGCTCACACGGGGAAACCGGCTCATGGCACGATATGTCTTCATCACCGGCGGCGTGGTTTCGAGCCTTGGAAAGGGCTTGGCGTCAGCCGCACTCGGCGCACTTCTGCAGGCGCGCGGCTTTTCGGTCAGGCTGAGAAAGCTCGACCCCTATCTCAACGTCGATCCCGGCACGATGAGCCCGTTCGAGCATGGCGAGGTCTTCGTCACCGATGACGGGGCCGAGACCGATCTCGACCTCGGGCATTACGAACGCTTCACCGGTGTCGCGGCGCGCGCGACAGACAGCGTGTCCTCCGGTCGCATCTACTCCAGCGTGCTGGAGAAGGAACGCCGCGGCGACTATCTCGGCAAGACCATCCAGGTCATTCCCCACGTCACCGACGAGATCAAGGACTTCCTCCGCGTCGGTGCCGACGAGGTCGATTTCATGCTCTGCGAGATCGGCGGCACCGTCGGCGACATCGAGGGGCTCCCCTTCTTCGAGGCGATCCGGCAATTCGGCCAGGAACGCCCGCGCGGGCAGTGCATCTTCATGCACCTCACGTTGCTGCCCTGGATCGCGGCCAGCGGAGAGCTCAAGACCAAGCCCACGCAGCATTCCGTCAAGGAACTGCGCTCGATCGGCATCGCGCCCGACGTGCTCGTCTGCCGGTCCGAGCGGCCGATCCCCGAAAAGGAGCGCGAGAAGCTCGCCCTTTTCTGCAACGTGCGACCCGATTCGGTGATCGCCGCCTACGACCTCAGCTCGATCTACGAGGCACCGCTGGCCTATCATCGCGAGGGGATGGATCAGGCCGTGCTGGATGCGTTCGGCATCTCGCCCGCGCCGAAACCGAACCTCGCCCGCTGGGACGACGTCGCCGACCGCGTCTTCAACCCCGAGGGCGAAGTGCGCGTCGCGATCGTCGGCAAGTACACCCAGCTCGAGGATGCGTACAAATCCATTGCCGAGGCCCTGACCCATGGCGGCATGGCCAATCGCGTCAAGGTCGATATCGAATGGGTGGACGCCGAACTCTTCGAGCGCGAGGATCCGGCCCCCTACCTCGAGGGCTACGACGCTATTCTCGTGCCCGGCGGTTTCGGTGAGCGCGGCACCGAGGGCAAGATCAAGGCGGCCCAGTTCGCGCGCATCCACAAGGTTCCCTATCTCGGCATCTGCCTCGGCATGCAGATGGCCGTGGTCGAGGCGGCGCGCAATCTCGCCGGCATGCAGACCGCCGGCAGCCAGGAATTCGACCACGAGGCCGGGCAGGCCCGGTTCGAGCCGGTGATTTTCCACCTCAAGGAATGGATCAAGGACAACCAGACGATCGCGCGCGACGTGCTCGACAACAAGGGCGGAACGATGCGCCTCGGCTCCTATGCCGCGACGCTGAAGGAGGGCTCCAAGGTCGCCGGCGTCTACGGGACGCACCGCATCGAGGAGCGCCACCGCCATCGCTACGAGGTCGACGTGAAGTATCGCGAAGCGCTCGAGGATCACGGCCTGTGCTTCTCCGGCATGTCGCCGGACGGACGCCTGCCCGAGATCGTCGAGGTCACGGACCATCCCTGGTTCATCGGGGTGCAATTCCACCCCGAACTCAAGTCGAAGCCGTTCGCCCCGCACCCGCTCTTCGCGGATTTCGTGCGCGCCGCGAAGGAGAACAGCCGCCTCGTCTGAGCGCGGCCCGCGCGGATCACGTTCCGGTGCGCGGGGGAACGTTTGCGGCGGCACCGTGTTCTCTTCGCATACGCAACGTGATTCGTGGAGAGACGATCATGAACGACAATACCACCAAAGGCACCGTCAAGAACCTCGCCGGCAAGGCCAAGGAAGCCGCAGGCAACCTGACCAACAATGAGCGGCTCGAGGCCGAAGGCAAGGCCGATCAGGTCGAAGGCCGTGCGCAGAAGACCGCGGGCGAAGCCGAAAAGACTCTCAAGGGCAAATAGTCCGATCCATCTCGCGATCGGCGAGACAGAATAGAAAAAGCCGGCCCCTCGGGCCGGCTTTTTTATGCGGAAAGGTCTGTTACCTCAGAAATCGAGGGTGATCTGACGCGTGATGCCGACACGCAATCCGTACTGGTCGCGATCGCCCTGCTGAACGATGGGACTGTCCTCCGCGTCACCCATGAAGCGATCCCAGGTGACGGCACCTTCCACGCCCCAGCGATCGTTGATCGCGTATGTCGCTCCGAGTTCCAGACCGGCACTCAGCACGCCGCCATCGGGATCGTAGGCGGCAAAGTTGCTCCGCGCAGCCTCGCTCTCGGTCACGCCGAAATAGGTATCGGCATAGTCGCCGGATCCGATCAGCATCCGCGGCCCGAGCGTCACGGTCAGGTTGTCGGTCGGATAGGTGATGACATCGGCCCCCAGCTCGCCCACGAAGCTTTCGTGCCCGACAACGCCGTACCGCGCATCCGCGAAGACGTTGAAGCGATAGGACGTGTATCCGAGACCAAGACCCAGCTCGAGCGTCTCGTCCACGTCGTCGAGG of Palleronia sp. LCG004 contains these proteins:
- a CDS encoding VPLPA-CTERM sorting domain-containing protein, whose protein sequence is MKRYLVSGMLFACTSIAANAATMDEFRAETEILNLGLGSYDLLTVSATQTGIRNGPADPDIALAQVAADIDLGLATAQVDLGVLGVEWLSDTLFRLIFDLETNVSILGADIPIEVTAVPTINWKLSNLDFDNPVTGVTQVSGIGADRISFSQRTIDIDYDNLVGVGATLFGQEADAVFQVEQGEIGAVPLPAGGALLLTGFGAFGAIRRLKRRG
- the secG gene encoding preprotein translocase subunit SecG, with translation MENIVLIVHLILALSLIGVVLLQRSEGGGLGMGGGGGGAMSSRAAATALGKVTWGLAILFILTSITLTILAAQNSAGNSVIDRLGTGGTTEETGSETGTPSGEGLLPPPSSDEPLTPPRAE
- a CDS encoding thiamine diphosphokinase, with translation MRKAKAMENGGAAVTLVGGGPVEREDLEEAVAIAPCIVAADGGARHVLEAGLMPERVIGDMDSLDDATRAGIDATRLCHVDEQDSTDFEKCLSRIKAPLVIGLGFMGGRADHTLAAMSVLARLGGPHLLIGAEDLCFAAGPGATVVDLAPGTRVSLFPLASVTGRSQGLEWPIDGIDFAPDGRIGTSNRATGAVRLDLNGRGMLVILPRACLAEALAAVGAGPFAMAPRT
- a CDS encoding MipA/OmpV family protein, encoding MSRIAIAAILSTLPGLALAGDLTMPVAESAPAYAAPRASTPDLVFTLRGGVASTPDYFGSDSYGVGPDFGFRLGYANLFGRELGNADASDPGYGLGLRGSFRYIDERSGDDNSELAGLDDVDETLELGLGLGYTSYRFNVFADARYGVVGHESFVGELGADVITYPTDNLTVTLGPRMLIGSGDYADTYFGVTESEAARSNFAAYDPDGGVLSAGLELGATYAINDRWGVEGAVTWDRFMGDAEDSPIVQQGDRDQYGLRVGITRQITLDF
- a CDS encoding adenylosuccinate synthase, translating into MANVVVVGAQWGDEGKGKIVDWLSERADVIARFQGGHNAGHTLVIDGTVYKLHALPSGVVRRGKLSIIGNGVVLDPWHLKREIEGIREQGVEITPETLMIAENTPLILPFHGELDRAREEQATVAKIGTTGRGIGPAYEDKVGRRVIRVADLADEATLVARVDRALVHHNALRSGLGLDPIDRDALIADLLAIAPEILPYAAPVWKVLAEKRRSGKRILFEGAQGALLDIDFGTYPFVTSSNVMAGQAATGTGMGPDAVGYTLGIVKAYTTRVGEGPFPTELKDEVGERLGERGNEFGTSTGRKRRCGWFDACLVRQTCTISGINGISLTKLDVLDGFETLKICTGYELDGERLDYLPTASDKQTRCVPVYEEMPGWSESTAGARSWADLPAEAIKYVRRLEELIGCPVAMVSTSPEREDTILVKDPFAD
- a CDS encoding CsbD family protein, whose translation is MNDNTTKGTVKNLAGKAKEAAGNLTNNERLEAEGKADQVEGRAQKTAGEAEKTLKGK
- the rpiA gene encoding ribose-5-phosphate isomerase RpiA → MTEDLSPGDRAKRAAARRACDFVEDGMTLGLGTGSTAAWLVRHLGERVAHEGLRIRGVPTSRRTAELAREVGIEIVTLDEVPRLDLTIDGADEFDGALNLIKGGGGALLREKIVASASDRMIVIADASKEVARLGAFPLPVEVVPFGRHSTRRLVEECVSALDLPGDNVTLRMDGDVPFLTDEGNHILDLHLGQIGDPRPLARALGEIAGVVEHGLFLDLCDTVVMGHPDERVELREGGSGPKGRRRSVRRGRDNIFSDLDE
- a CDS encoding DUF2842 domain-containing protein produces the protein MAMGHKAKRRWSLVILLLGLPVYIVVASSVVTWLGRPPILVELLVYVVLGILWALPFRGIFRGVGREDPDGRH
- a CDS encoding CTP synthase; amino-acid sequence: MARYVFITGGVVSSLGKGLASAALGALLQARGFSVRLRKLDPYLNVDPGTMSPFEHGEVFVTDDGAETDLDLGHYERFTGVAARATDSVSSGRIYSSVLEKERRGDYLGKTIQVIPHVTDEIKDFLRVGADEVDFMLCEIGGTVGDIEGLPFFEAIRQFGQERPRGQCIFMHLTLLPWIAASGELKTKPTQHSVKELRSIGIAPDVLVCRSERPIPEKEREKLALFCNVRPDSVIAAYDLSSIYEAPLAYHREGMDQAVLDAFGISPAPKPNLARWDDVADRVFNPEGEVRVAIVGKYTQLEDAYKSIAEALTHGGMANRVKVDIEWVDAELFEREDPAPYLEGYDAILVPGGFGERGTEGKIKAAQFARIHKVPYLGICLGMQMAVVEAARNLAGMQTAGSQEFDHEAGQARFEPVIFHLKEWIKDNQTIARDVLDNKGGTMRLGSYAATLKEGSKVAGVYGTHRIEERHRHRYEVDVKYREALEDHGLCFSGMSPDGRLPEIVEVTDHPWFIGVQFHPELKSKPFAPHPLFADFVRAAKENSRLV